From the genome of Nicotiana sylvestris chromosome 2, ASM39365v2, whole genome shotgun sequence, one region includes:
- the LOC138885753 gene encoding serine/arginine-rich splicing factor RSZ22-like: MTREKVSGATFEEVVDISREIDSVRCQERDEREDKRPQGSGASASHSGARDSLQSLSPSPRSCYECGELGHIWRQCPRHLGGSSHQRSQPSASTPVTSPPPPS, encoded by the exons atgaccagggagaaggtgtctggtgctacttttgaggaggttgttgacatttctCGTGAGATTGACTCAGTTcgttgccaggagcgagatgagagagaggacaagaggcctcaaggatctg gtgcatctgctagtcattctggtgctagggaTTCCCTTCAGTCCCTGTCTCCATCACcaaggagttgttatgagtgtggagagttgggccatatatggaggcagtgtcctcgtcatcttgggggttcatctcatcAGAGGAGTCAGCCGTCGGCTTcaacgccagttacttcaccaccaccaccCAGctag